The segment CAGGGAGAGCCAAGTTATCGGGACGATGCCGAACGAGACGAGATTATCCAGCTGTTAACACTGCTACGTGACAACGCCGTCGCAGTGCTTGAACAGGGCGGTTTACCAGAGCTACCCTTCGAGCTAACGCTAGATGGCATCCCCGCTGAGGAAACGCCCATCGGCGACTGGTGCGCGGGGTTTATGGAAGGTGTCTTTAGCGACGAAAGCGCGTGGTTCCAAGATGACGAAGAATCTGCCGCCACGCTACTATTGCCCTTTATGTCGCTCTCAGGTTTATTCGATGATGAGCCAGAAATGGCTGAGATGGCCCAAGATCAGGCCAGCCAGGAAACCTTTGTTGCTCAATTGCCAGAATTAGTACTGGATCTTTATCTTCACTACCGCGTGCCCCCCGAAACACCGAAACCTAAGCCTCGCAAGAAAACCCCGGCCAAAGGTAAAAAACGTCGATAGCCGATTGTTAGTCGCATATTATTTAAGGCGAGTAACAATACCATCCACTACGCCATAGACCCACTCTCGGGCTCGCTGCCGCCAGGGTCGTGCGGCCCAAGCGGCAGCATCGACTTCCTGGCTGGCGGCAAAGTTACGCTCAAAAAGCGATTGAACTTGCTTGGCAAAGGCTTGGCTTTCTACTTCTTGATTAGCTTCAAGGTTCCAGTGCAGATTCCAATGATCGAAGTTACATGAGCCAATACTGACCCAATCATCTGCTAACACAAACTTGGCATGAATAAAGGTGGGCTGGAACTCAAAGATCCGCACGCCGGCTTTTAACAACGCTTGGTAAAACCGCTGCCCTGCATAACGCACGCCTGGGTGATCATGTTTACTCCCCGGTAATAGCAAACAAACATCCACGCCACGTCGTGCTGCGCGAATGAGGCGTCGGCGCAGCGTGAAGGTCGGCACAAAATAAGGCGTACATAGCCAAAGCCGTTTGTTTGCCTGGTTTACCCGCCCATAGAGCGAGTGGCGGATAGCTTGATAACGATACCCCCTCGCTGACATCACACGGCCGCGCATGCCATCAGCATAACGCACGGCTGTCCGCTGTGGCGGCAGCACTGAGCTAGCTCGCCCATCACCTGCTTGCCGTGTTAGCCGGGAACGCCATAAACGGCGAAAAAGCCCTTCCCAATCAGCGACCACCGGGCCTTCGATGCGCACCGCAATTTCGTACCATGCTTCCAGAAACTCATCCACCGCACCAAACCCGCCGGTAAACGCAACGTCGCCATCCACGACAACAATTTTGCGGTGGTCACGACTTAAGTTGCGAGCCAGCGAGTGAAAACCAATGGGATTAAAGAATCGCAATGCAACACCTGCTTGCTCTAGGCGCCTACGATCACGATGCTCCAATCCCATAGAGCCATAACCATCAAGCAGCAAATGCACCTTAACACCACGCTCAGCAGCATCGATCAGCGCATCACTCATCTGGCTCGCTAACTTACCTGACTCCATCAAGTAAAGTTCCACCAGCACGTAGTGCTCCGCTTGGCTAACCGCATCAAACATAGCTGGCAAAAATTGCGTTGCTTCCGGCAACAGAGTAGTGCGGTTGCCTTCACGCCACACGTGCTGCATAGAGACTCCTTCTCTTAATAAAACGACTCAGCGACGAGCCAGCGAGCGATGGACGTACAAATCGTAACGGCTCGTTTTACCTTCTAACGTATGCTGCGGCGCAGGGCCACCGATAGGGGGAGCTTTGCGGGGGCGCTTGACCACCACTCGATGCGTCGCTACATCCAGCGCTGCTTCTAATAAGCGCGGTGCATCATCGTCATCTCCCGCAAGCTCTCGAAACAAGCGCATCTCTTTTTTGACCAACGCCGACTTTTCACGGTGCGGAAACATCGGATCAAGATGAATAACCTCAGGGTCAAAGGCTGCACTTTCCACAAGAGCGGCAAGCTGATCAGCGGCATCACCATGGCGAAGCGTCATACGCGAGGCAATCTCTGCTGTCGTGTCTGTTTTTGCGGCACGCGCGAGGCCATCTTGAAGCAGCGCGGCAATCGCCGCAACACGTTCAATTAATAGGACATTTGCGCCTAGGCTCGCCAGTACAAACGCATCCCGACCCAAACCAGCCGTGGCATCCACGACGCTAGGAGTGATGCCTTTAGCCAGTCCACAGGCTTTTGCCACTAACTGCCCGCGACCACCCCCAAATTGACGACGATGGGCCGCCTTACCAGCGACAAAATCCACGCTAAGCGGTTTTCCGTATTGACGCTCATTACCTGACAGTGCCAATTGGCCATCAACGTAGCTAAGCGCTAATCCCGAAGGCAAAACAAGCGTATCTGGGCTTGCCATCTGGCTCATGCTGGCTTTTTCCAGGCCACGTCGTTGCGCAAATAAACCGGCTGTGCTTCATGGGCTGCCTGACCTAACCCCGCTTCCAAATCACGAGCGGCGAGCCACGCCATCTCTTCTGCCCGTGGCTCAAGATCAGTAAGGTGCTGAGACATGTTGGTTTGTAGGCTTAACGCAAAGTCATCCCACAGCACAAACCCCGAACCCACGCCTACCCAGTCGGTCTGCTCAGCAGGTAAACGGAAGTTAGCAGGCGCCACGACCATTTCGTCACTTTGCAAGCTAAGCGTGTCATTTAAACAGTGCCAAGTAGCCGCATAAATTTCGCCCATTCGGGCATCTAACGCGGTCACTACATGACGAAAATGGTAGCGGCGATGGGCCTGAAGCGCGAGCGCTTCCAACGTAGAAATACCCAACAATGGACGATCTAGCCCAAACGCCAAGCCTTGCGCTGCACCTGCAGCGATGCGCAAGCCGGTGAATGAACCGGGGCCACGCCCAAACGCAACCGCATCTAGCTGCTGTGTAGAAATATTGGCCTCAGCGAGAATGTCATCCACCATTGGCATTAAACGCCGGGTATGGGCCCGGGGCGTCATCTCGAAACGCGCCAAGCATTCACGCCGGCTACCTTGCTGACGCAATAAAGCCGCAGAGCAGGCACTAGAAGATGCGTCCAGTGCGAGAAGGTATAACGATGACATCGGTTCTGCACTCCATAAAATATGGCCATCATTATACCTTTAGACGGCCTCAACGACGATGGCCCGCAGGTAACCTGCGGGCCATCGTGTCATTCACTAGCGTATGGTACTTAGCAAAGCGCTTCTTTCACTTGCCGAGTAATGTCAGCCACACTGCCTACGCCTTCAACCCGATGATACTGTGGCGCAGCCTCTGGATCTTCTTTCGCCCACTGCTGATAATAGGTGACCAA is part of the Halomonas sp. GT genome and harbors:
- a CDS encoding YecA/YgfB family protein: MAERNNVHAATSPNNTPPQPLLDDEQLDRLDDFLDSEQVGEDALDLISAHGFLVALAVAPSELPTSQWLTELFQGEPSYRDDAERDEIIQLLTLLRDNAVAVLEQGGLPELPFELTLDGIPAEETPIGDWCAGFMEGVFSDESAWFQDDEESAATLLLPFMSLSGLFDDEPEMAEMAQDQASQETFVAQLPELVLDLYLHYRVPPETPKPKPRKKTPAKGKKRR
- the tsaB gene encoding tRNA (adenosine(37)-N6)-threonylcarbamoyltransferase complex dimerization subunit type 1 TsaB, coding for MSSLYLLALDASSSACSAALLRQQGSRRECLARFEMTPRAHTRRLMPMVDDILAEANISTQQLDAVAFGRGPGSFTGLRIAAGAAQGLAFGLDRPLLGISTLEALALQAHRRYHFRHVVTALDARMGEIYAATWHCLNDTLSLQSDEMVVAPANFRLPAEQTDWVGVGSGFVLWDDFALSLQTNMSQHLTDLEPRAEEMAWLAARDLEAGLGQAAHEAQPVYLRNDVAWKKPA
- a CDS encoding class I SAM-dependent methyltransferase, encoding MASPDTLVLPSGLALSYVDGQLALSGNERQYGKPLSVDFVAGKAAHRRQFGGGRGQLVAKACGLAKGITPSVVDATAGLGRDAFVLASLGANVLLIERVAAIAALLQDGLARAAKTDTTAEIASRMTLRHGDAADQLAALVESAAFDPEVIHLDPMFPHREKSALVKKEMRLFRELAGDDDDAPRLLEAALDVATHRVVVKRPRKAPPIGGPAPQHTLEGKTSRYDLYVHRSLARR
- a CDS encoding phospholipase D-like domain-containing protein — encoded protein: MQHVWREGNRTTLLPEATQFLPAMFDAVSQAEHYVLVELYLMESGKLASQMSDALIDAAERGVKVHLLLDGYGSMGLEHRDRRRLEQAGVALRFFNPIGFHSLARNLSRDHRKIVVVDGDVAFTGGFGAVDEFLEAWYEIAVRIEGPVVADWEGLFRRLWRSRLTRQAGDGRASSVLPPQRTAVRYADGMRGRVMSARGYRYQAIRHSLYGRVNQANKRLWLCTPYFVPTFTLRRRLIRAARRGVDVCLLLPGSKHDHPGVRYAGQRFYQALLKAGVRIFEFQPTFIHAKFVLADDWVSIGSCNFDHWNLHWNLEANQEVESQAFAKQVQSLFERNFAASQEVDAAAWAARPWRQRAREWVYGVVDGIVTRLK